One stretch of Macrobrachium nipponense isolate FS-2020 chromosome 16, ASM1510439v2, whole genome shotgun sequence DNA includes these proteins:
- the LOC135195597 gene encoding activating signal cointegrator 1 complex subunit 2 homolog has product MLINTCYVVIFLAGLACAQQRMAPGVPPTQYQGGQPQHQQPPQQHGQYQASNVQYKQAPGVPPQQYQQQQFQQVPQQVPQQQQYGQPAPPPQQPQQQQFQAPQQTQQAFQQPAAPGQGIHQPHQPHQPHQNQHVLHNPNLSQERDHIKDHLEVPIDTSGMSEQELQYHYFKMHDADNNNKLDGQELIKSLFHWHDAANHEPGKTGHPVPEAKLFTDEELVAMIDPILDQDDKNKDGFIDYPEFVQAQRNAASAAGANSV; this is encoded by the exons ATGTTGATTAATACTTGTTACGTGGTTATATTTTTAGCTGGACTTGCATGTGCCCAGCAAAGAATGGCACCTGGTGTACCTCCGACTCAATATCAAGGTGGCCAGCCACAGCATCAGCAACCACCGCAGCAACATGGCCAGTACCAG GCTAGTAATGTGCAGTATAAACAAGCACCAGGTGTTCCCCCACAGCAGTATCAGCAACAACAATTCCAGCAGGTTCCCCAGCAGGTTCCCCAGCAGCAACAGTATGGTCAACCTGCCCCTCCACCACAACAGCCTCAACAACAACAGTTTCAGGCA CCACAACAAACTCAACAGGCTTTCCAACAGCCAGCTGCTCCTGGTCAAGGAATTCATCAGCCACATCAACCACATCAGCCACACCAAAATCAGCATGTCCTTCACAACCCAAACTTGAGCCAGGAAAGGGATCATATCAAAGATCATCTTGAAGTACCTATTGACACTTCTGGTATGTCAGAGCAGGAGCTCCAGTATCATTATTTCAAGATGCACGAtgcagacaataataataaacttgatgGGCAGGAACTCATTAAATCTTTGTTTCACTGGCATGATGCTGCTAACCATGAGCCAGGGAAGACTGGTCATCCTGTGCCTGAAGCAAAGCTCTTCACTGATGAAGAATTGGTAGCTATGATTGATCCTATTCTAGATCAGGATGACAAAAATAAGGATGGTTTTATTGATTATCCAGAGTTTGTCCAAGCTCAGCGAAATGCAGCATCTGCAGCTGGTGCCAATTCAGTTTAG